In Dromaius novaehollandiae isolate bDroNov1 chromosome 4, bDroNov1.hap1, whole genome shotgun sequence, a single genomic region encodes these proteins:
- the KIT gene encoding mast/stem cell growth factor receptor Kit — MESAYLAWELAHAVLLLSLFPAGGSLLHEEPSLVVNKGEELRLKCNEDGPVTWNFQNSDPLAKARSSNEKEWHTRNATTRDIGRYICKSKGSIVTSFYVFVKDPNVLFLVDSLIYGKEDSDILLVCPLTDPDVANFTLRKCDGKPLPKNMTFIPNPQKGIIIKNVQRSFKGCYQCLAKQNGVQKISEHIFLNVRPVHKTLPVITLSKTYELLKEGEEFEVTCIITDVDSSVQPSWISHKSGIVTSKSRNLGDYGYERKLTLNIRSVGVNDSGEFTCQAENPFGKTNATVTLKALAKGFVRLFATMNTTIDINAGQNGNLTVEYEAYPKPKEEVWMYMNETLQNSSDHYVRFKTVGNNSYTSELHLTRLKGTEGGIYTFFVSNSDASSSVTFNVYVKTKPEILTLDILSNDILQCVAAGFPAPTIYWYFCPGTEQRCFDSPTISPMDVKISYTNSSVPSFERILVESTINVSLFRSTGTVCCEASSNGDKSSAFFNFAIKEQIRTHTLFTPLLTAFGVAAGLMCIIVMVLVYVYLQKPKYEVQWKVVEEINGNNYVYIDPTQLPYDHKWEFPRNRLSFGKTLGAGAFGKVVEATAYGLFKSDAAMTVAVKMLKPSAHLTEREALMSELKVLSYLGNHINIVNLLGACTIGGPTLVITEYCCYGDLLNFLRRKRDSFICPKHEEHAETAVYENLLHQAEPAADVVNEYMDMKPGVSYSVPPKADKKRPVKSGSYTDQDVTLSMLEDDELALDVEDLLSFSYQVAKGMSFLASKNCIHRDLAARNILLTHGRITKICDFGLARDIRNDSNYVVKGNARLPVKWMAPESIFNCVYTFESDVWSYGILLWELFSLGSSPYPGMPVDSKFYKMIKEGYRMFSPECAPPEMYDIMKSCWDADPLQRPTFKQIVQLIEQQLSDNAPRVYANFSTPPSSQGNATDHSVRINSVGSSASSTQPLLVREDV, encoded by the exons gTGGTTCATTGCTGCATGAAGAGCCTTCACTTGTTGTGAATAAGGGAGAGGAATTAAGACTGAAATGCAATGAGGACGGACCCGTGACTTGGAATTTTCAGAACTCTGACCCGTTGGCAAAAGCGAGGAGCTCCAACGAGAAAGAGTGGCACACCAGAAATGCAACAACCAGAGACATAGGCAGATACATATGCAAAAGCAAAGGGAGTATTGTCAcctctttttatgtttttgttaaaG ATCCAAATGTGCTCTTCCTTGTTGATTCCCTGATATATGGAAAAGAAGACAGTGACATCCTGCTGGTGTGCCCGTTAACAGATCCAGATGTGGCAAATTTCACACTGAGAAAATGTGATGGCAAACCTCTCCCCAAGAACATGACGTTCATTCCCAATCCCCAGAAAGGCATCATTATAAAGAACGTACAGAGGTCGTTCAAGGGGTGCTACCAGTGCTTGGCAAAGCAGAACGGAGTGCAGAAGATTTCGGAACATATTTTCCTGAACGTGAGGCCAG TTCACAAAACTCTTCCAGTCATTACCTTATCCAAAACCTATGAGCTTCTCAAAGAAGGGGAAGAATTTGAAGTTACATGCATAATCACGGATGTGGACAGCAGCGTCCAACCAAGTTGGATTTCTCACAAAAGTGGG ATTGTTAcaagcaaaagcagaaatttgGGTGATTATGGATACGAAAGGAAATTAACATTGAACATCCGTTCAGTGGGAGTTAATGATTCTGGAGAATTCACATGCCAAGCAGAAAACCCTTTTGGAAAAACCAATGCCACAGTAACCTTGAAAGCACTAG CTAAAGGATTTGTCCGTTTGTTTGCAACAATGAATACCACAATAGATATAAATGCAGGACAAAATGGAAATTTAACAGTTGAATATGAGGCATATCCAAAACCGAAGGAGGAAGTGTGGATGTACATGAACGAAACGTTGCAGAATTCATCGGATCATTATGTCAGATTCAAGACTGTGGGCAATAACAG cTACACAAGTGAACTTCACCTTACCCGATTAAAAGGAACAGAAGGAGGCATTTACACATTCTTTGTGTCCAATTCTGATGCCAGCTCCTCTGTAACGTTTAATGTCTATGTGAAAA CAAAACCAGAGATTCTCACTTTGGATATACTTAGCAATGATATTCTCCAGTGTGTAGCAGCTGGCTTCCCAGCCCCCACCATATACTGGTATTTTTGCCCAGGAACTGAACAGAG GTGTTTTGATTCACCAACAATATCCCCCATGGATGTGAAGATCAGTTACACAAATTCCTCGGTGCCGTCCTTTGAGCGAATTCTGGTTGAGAGCACCATTAACGTCAGCCTGTTCAGGAGCACCGGCACTGTGTGCTGTGAGGCCTCCAGCAACGGGGACAAAAGTTCGGCTTTTTTCAACTTTGCTATTAAAG aaCAAATCCGTACCCATACCCTCTTCACACCTTTACTAACCGCATTTGGAGTAGCTGCAGGACTGATGTGCATCATCGTCATGGTTTTGGTGTATGTATATTTGCAG aaaCCCAAATATGAAGTTCAGTGGAAAGTTGTTgaagaaataaatggaaacaaCTATGTTTACATAGACCCAACACAACTTCCTTATGATCACAAATGGGAATTTCCTAGAAACCGGCTGAGTTTTG GTAAAACTCTTGGTGCAGGAGCTTTTGGAAAGGTAGTTGAAGCCACTGCTTATGGTCTGTTTAAATCTGATGCTGCTATGACAGTAGCAGTAAAAATGTTGAAAC CAAGTGCCCATTTAACAGAAAGAGAAGCTTTGATGTCAGAGCTTAAAGTCCTGAGTTACCTCGGTAACCACATTAATATTGTGAATCTACTTGGAGCTTGCACTATTGGAG GTCCCACTCTGGTGATCACAGAATATTGCTGCTATGGTGATCTTTTGAATTTTCTGAGGCGGAAACGAGATTCATTTATTTGTCCAAAACATGAAGAACACGCAGAAACAGCAGTTTACGAGAACCTTTTGCATCAGGCAGAGCCTGCAGC TGATGTTGTCAATGAGTACATGGACATGAAACCAGGAGTGTCATATTCAGTCCCACCAAAAGCTGATAAAAAAAGACCAGTAAAGTCTG GATCCTACACTGATCAGGATGTTACCCTTTCTATGTTGGAAGACGATGAACTTGCTCTAGATGTTGAAGATCTGCTAAGCTTTTCTTACCAGGTGGCAAAGGGCATGAGCTTCCTTGCCTCTAAAAAT TGCATTCATAGGGATCTGGCAGCAAGAAATATTCTCCTCACTCATGGTCGCATAACAAAAATCTGTGACTTTGGCCTGGCAAGAGATATAAGGAATGATTCAAATTATGTGGTCAAAGGAAAT GCTCGACTTCCTGTGAAGTGGATGGCAcctgaaagtatttttaattgtgtttacACCTTTGAGAGTGATGTCTGGTCTTACGGAATATTGCTGTGGGAACTCTTTTCTTTAG GAAGCAGCCCCTATCCAGGGATGCCTGTGGACTCCAAGTTCTATAAAATGATCAAGGAGGGATACAGGATGTTCAGCCCTGAGTGTGCACCACCTGAAAT GTATGACATAATGAAGAGCTGCTGGGATGCTGATCCTTTACAGAGACCCACATTTAAACAGATTGTCCAGCTGATCGAGCAGCAGCTTTCAGATAATGCCCCCCGG GTTTATGCAAACTTCTCAACTCCACCTTCCAGTCAAGGAAATGCTACAGATCACTCTGTGCGGATTAATTCAGTGGGCAGCAGCGCTTCATCgactcagcctctcctggtacgCGAAGATGTTTGA